AACGGCTACGGCCCGACCGAGACGACGGTCGCGGCCTCCCTGTTCGAGGTCACACCGGATCACGGTGAGCTCGCCTCGGTGCCGATCGGGGTGCCCTTCGCGGGTGTGTCGCTGTACGTCGTGGACGACCCGGCGGGGACGATGACGCCGCCGGGCGAGACGGGCGAGATCTGCATCGGCGGCGCGGGTGTCGGCCGCGGCTACCTCGGCCGGCCGGCGCTGACCGCGGCGGCGTTCGTCCCGGACCCGTTCTCCGGCGTGCCGGGCGCCCGCATGTACCGCACGGGAGACCTGGGCAGATTCCTGCCGGGCGGCCCTCTGGAGTTTCAGGGACGCGCCGACGGCCAGGTCAAGATCCGCGGCCACCGGATCGAGCTCAACGAGATCAAGCAGGCACTGGAACGCCACCCTCAGGTGAGCCAGGCGGCCGTGGTGGTCGGTGAGACCGGTCTGCTGGGCCGGCAGATCCTCGCGTTCGTCCTGCCCGCTCGGGGGGAACACGCCGTCACCGGGGGCATGCTGCGCCGCCATCTCGCCGACGAACTGCCCGACTACATGATCCCCAACTCCATCGCGCTGCTGCGGGAGTTCCCGCTGACGCCGAACCACAAGGTTGACCACGAGGCCCTGCTGTCCCAGCGCGCCGCCCCGCGGCGACGCGATGTGGCGCCCGTCCCGCCGCGCACCGCCGTCGAGAAGGACCTGCTGCGGATCTGGCAGGAGGTGCTGGGGCAGCCGGAGATTGGGATCCGCGACGACTTCTTCGAGCTGGGCGGCCACTCCCTGCTCGCCGCCCAGGTGGTCGCCAAGGTCGAGAAGTTTCACGGCGTGCACCTGCGGCTCGAGACGCTGCTGGCGCACGGCCGGACGGTCGAGGGCCTGGCCGGGGCGGTGTCCCGGGCGGCGGCCGGCGGCGGGACGGCACGCCCGCCCATCACCCGTGTCTCGCGCCCTACCCGACGCCGACCTGATGTGAAGGAGTAGGCATGGAGCTCACCGAGGAGAAGTTCGTCGTACCGACGTCGTACTCCCAGCGGCGACTGTGGTTCCTCGAGCAGATGGAGGGCGGCGGGCACGCCTGGAACATCCAGGCGGTGCTGCGTCTGCGCGGCGCCCTCGACCCGGAGCTGCTGCAGGCCGCGGTGAACGCGGTCGTTCGCCGCCACGAGGCGCTGCGCACGACGTTCGCCGCGGAGGACGGCGATCCGGTCCAGGTGGTGTGGCCCTGGTCCGGAATCGAGCTGGAGACCGTGGCGTGCGACGGCGGCGGCGATCCGGCGGACGCCGCAGACGAGTGGCTGTCGCGGTCCTGGCAGCGGCCGTTCGACATCGAGTCCGGCCCGTTGTTCCGCGCCGCGCTGCTGCGGCTCGGCGAGGACGAGCACCGCCTGGCCCTGGGCCTGCACCATCTCATCGCCGACGGCTGGTCGCTCCAGGTCCTCTACCAGGAGGTGATCGAGAACTACCGGCGCCTGTGCGGCGGGGAGGATCCGCTCGGCGACGACCTGCCGATCCAATACCCGGACTTCGCCGTCTGGGAACGGGAGAACCTCACGCCGGAGACGCTCAGGCTGTCCCTGGACGTGTGGCGTCAGCGACTGAAGGGCGCCGGGGAGGCCACCGAGCTGCCCGCGGACCGGCCCCGCACCGCCGGCACGGCCGGCCAGGGTGCCCTGCTCCTCGCCACGCTGCCCGGAGACCTGGTCGACGACGTCCGCGCCTTCGCCGCCGAGCGCGGCGCCACGGTCTTCATGGTGCTGCTCGCGGCCTTCGACACGCTGCTGCACCGCCACTCCGGCCAGACCGACGTGATGGTCGGCGTTCCCGTGGCGGGCCGCGGCCAGCCCGGCCTCGACGAGCTGATCGGCTGCTTCGTCAACACCGTCGTCGTCCGCGGTGACCTTGACGGCGATCCCACGTTCGAGCAGCTGCTCGTGCAGGTCCGTGAGGTGTCGCTGGAGGCGATCCAGCACCAGGAGGTGCCGCTGGAGTGGCTCGTCAAGGAGCTGCGCCCGGACCGTGACGGAGGCCGGCAGACCTTTTTCCAGACGGTGCTGCACGTGGCGGAGGTGTCGCTGAACAGCATCCGCCTCGACGGGCTCACCGTCGACGTGGTGCGGATGGACACGCAGGCCCCGGGGGTCGATCTGGCGCTGACGCTCGTGCCCACCGACTCGGGCCTCGCCGCAGCCTGGGAGTACGACGCCACCCTCTTCGACGCCGAGGGCATCGAGCACCTGCACGCGCGTCTTCGGACGCTGCTGGAAGCGGCGGTGACGGAGCCCGGCCTGCGCGTGTCCCAACTGCCGATGCTCGGCGAGGCGGAGCGCGACGCGTTGGTCGCTCCCGGTCCGGCGGCCGATCCTGATCCGCCGCTGCTACATGAGGTGTTCGCGCGGTGGGCGCGCGAGCAACCGGACGCAGTCGCGGTCAAGACCAACGAACAAACCTTGACGTACGCCGAAGTCGACGCCCAAGCCAACCGCCTCGCCGCCGCACTACGCTCCCACGCCGTCGGCCCAGAAATACGCGTCGCCATCTGCCTGCCACGAACCACCGAATGGATCGTCGCACTCCTCGCCGTCTTCAAATCAGGCGGCGCCTACGTACCCCTGGACCCCGAATACCCACCCGCACGCCTGGAATACATGCTCACCGACTCCGGCGCCGCCGCACTCATCGGCACCGGCCCCCTCAGCGAACACCTCGCACACACCTGCAACCTGCCACTGGTGCCCCCCGACGCCCACGACAACGACACCCCAACCACCAGCAACAACCCCCACCCCCAAAACCTGGCCTACGTCATCTACACCTCCGGCTCCACCGGCCGCCCCAAAGGCGTCCAGATCAACCACGCCTCACTCGCCAACATGCTGGCGGCGCAACGCGCCCGCCTTCCGCACGGCGCCGACGACACCGTGCTGCAGTTCTGCTCGCCCAGCTTCGACGCCTCGATGTTCGAGATCGGGCTGGCCGTCGGGGCCGGCGCCAGCCTCGTACTCGGCACCCGGGACGACCTGGTCCCCGGTGAGCCGCTGGCGGCGCTGATGCGCCGGCACGAGGTCACATCCTGGACGGCGCCGCCGTCCGCCATCGCCGCGATGGGCGCCGCGCACGTTCCGAGCCTGCGGGTCGTGATCGGCGCCGGCGAGGTGCTCACGGCCGGCACCATCCGGCACTGGACGGGTCAGGCCCGATGCTTCAACCTGTACGGCCCCACCGAGGCGACCATCTGGGCCACCGGCCACGAGGTGCGGGCGTCTGACGGGGTCGGGGCGCTGCCGATCGGCGGCGCGATCCCCGGATACAGCGCGCTGGTGCTCGACGAGCATCTGTGCCCGGTGCCGGTCAACGTGGTGGGCGAGCTCCACGTGGGCGGCGTTGGGACGGCCCGCGGCTACCTCGGCCGGCCCGGCCTGACGGCGGAGCGCTTCCTACCCGATCCGTACTCGAAGGAACCCGGCAGACGCCTCTACCGGACCGGTGACCTGGCGCGCCGGCGGCCGGACGGAACGCTGGTGTTCGTCGGCCGGGCGGACGACCAGATCAAGGTCCGTGGCTTCCGGGTCGAGCCGGGCGAGATCGAGGCCGCGCTCACCGCGCATCCCGGCGTGCGCGAGTGCGCGATCGTGGCCCGCGCGGACGCGCACAGCGTGGTCGGGCTGACTGCCTGCGTCGTACGGGAATCGGACCAGCCTGCGGTGGACGACGCGGAGCTGCGGGATCACCTGGAGGGGCGGCTCCCCGCCCACTTCTGGCCGACGCGCTACCACTTCCTGGAGAGCCTGCCGTTCACCAGCAACGGCAAGGCGGACCGGGCCGCGCTGACCGCGCTGATCGACGACGCCGTCGAGCGGGCCCCGATTGAGGAGGCCGGCTATGTCGCGCCGCGCACCCCGCTGGAGGAGATCCTCGCGGAGATCTGGCAGGAGGTGCTGGACGTCCCGCGGATCGGCGTCCACGACCAGTTCTTCGAGAAGGGCGGGCACTCCCTGCTCGCGGCCCAGGTCATCGCCCGTGTCAAGGCCGCGACCGGCCTGGAGGTCTCGGTGCGGCTGCTCTTCGAGCACCGGGTGCTCGCCGACCTCGCCGAGGCGATCATGGAGCTTGCCCTCGCTGAGGAGCAGAGGGCTGGTGAGCGATGAGCACGGCGCCGGACCTCGCGGACCCCGTGGCCGTGGACGTCGCGGACCCGGTGCTGCACCGGGATGGCGTGCTGCCTCCGGTGTGGCGCTGGATGCGCCACCACGACCCGGTGAGGTGGACCGAGCGCTCCAACAAGGACGCTTTCTGGTCGGTCACCGCCCACGCCGAGGCCGTGCAGGTGCTGCGCGACAGCAAGAGGTTCTCCTCGGAGCGCGGCATCCGGCTGGGGGGTGACCCTCTGGCGGCCGCCGCCGCGTCCCGCAAGATGCTCATCGTCACCGACCCGCCCCGGCACGGCGACATTCGGCGCATCATCGGCGCCGCCTTCACCGCGCGCACCGTGCAGCGCCTGGAGCAGAACATGCGGGAGACGGTCACCGCCTGCCTGGACGAGGCCTTCGAACAGGGCGCCGGCGATTTCGTCCAGACCATCGCCCGGCTGCCCGTCTCCGTCATCTGCGACCTGCTCGGAGTTCCCCGGGAGGACTGGGGCTTCATGCTGGACCGCACCACCGTGGCCTTCGGCGCCGTCGACGAGCACGGCGGCCCCACGGCCGACGCCGCCGAGGCGCATACGGACATCCTTCTGTACTACCTGGAGCTGGTGAAACAGCGTCGGCGCAGTCCGCGCGAGGACGTCGTCACCGCCCTGACCCAGGGCGAGGTCGACGGCAGGC
The window above is part of the Micromonospora sp. LH3U1 genome. Proteins encoded here:
- a CDS encoding non-ribosomal peptide synthetase, which gives rise to MESTLAHEVFARWAREQPDAVAVKTNEQTMTYAEVDAQANRLAAALRSHAVGPEIRVAICLPRTTEWIVALLAVFKSGGAYVPLDPEYPPARLEYMLTDSGAAALIGTGPLSEHLAHTCNLPLVPPDAHDDTPTTSNNPHPQNLAYVIYTSGSTGRPKGVQINHASLANMLAGLAPSLEVGPGRRTLQCVSFSFDISVFDTLATLTNGGTLVIAAKEEVSSPDRLAARLRADRIHMVALPPSVLATLAGQEFPDLAVVGSGGEACPPKLAASFAARHRFVNGYGPTETTVAASLFEVTPDHGELASVPIGVPFAGVSLYVVDDPAGTMTPPGETGEICIGGAGVGRGYLGRPALTAAAFVPDPFSGVPGARMYRTGDLGRFLPGGPLEFQGRADGQVKIRGHRIELNEIKQALERHPQVSQAAVVVGETGLLGRQILAFVLPARGEHAVTGGMLRRHLADELPDYMIPNSIALLREFPLTPNHKVDHEALLSQRAAPRRRDVAPVPPRTAVEKDLLRIWQEVLGQPEIGIRDDFFELGGHSLLAAQVVAKVEKFHGVHLRLETLLAHGRTVEGLAGAVSRAAAGGGTARPPITRVSRPTRRRPDVKE
- a CDS encoding cytochrome P450, which produces MSTAPDLADPVAVDVADPVLHRDGVLPPVWRWMRHHDPVRWTERSNKDAFWSVTAHAEAVQVLRDSKRFSSERGIRLGGDPLAAAAASRKMLIVTDPPRHGDIRRIIGAAFTARTVQRLEQNMRETVTACLDEAFEQGAGDFVQTIARLPVSVICDLLGVPREDWGFMLDRTTVAFGAVDEHGGPTADAAEAHTDILLYYLELVKQRRRSPREDVVTALTQGEVDGRPLTDEEILLNCDGLISGGNETTRHAAVGGLLALAAHPDQWQALRDDPGLLPTAVEEILRWTTPGAHTLRTAVRDTELAGRAIGAGQFVVVWGAAVNRDESVFDEPDTFRLDRKPNRHLTFGHGAHYCLGGALATSELRVLFGEVARRVAAIGVPGPVRRVRSNHIAGFEEAVLALEPAAAAGTNGGGQHG
- a CDS encoding non-ribosomal peptide synthetase is translated as MELTEEKFVVPTSYSQRRLWFLEQMEGGGHAWNIQAVLRLRGALDPELLQAAVNAVVRRHEALRTTFAAEDGDPVQVVWPWSGIELETVACDGGGDPADAADEWLSRSWQRPFDIESGPLFRAALLRLGEDEHRLALGLHHLIADGWSLQVLYQEVIENYRRLCGGEDPLGDDLPIQYPDFAVWERENLTPETLRLSLDVWRQRLKGAGEATELPADRPRTAGTAGQGALLLATLPGDLVDDVRAFAAERGATVFMVLLAAFDTLLHRHSGQTDVMVGVPVAGRGQPGLDELIGCFVNTVVVRGDLDGDPTFEQLLVQVREVSLEAIQHQEVPLEWLVKELRPDRDGGRQTFFQTVLHVAEVSLNSIRLDGLTVDVVRMDTQAPGVDLALTLVPTDSGLAAAWEYDATLFDAEGIEHLHARLRTLLEAAVTEPGLRVSQLPMLGEAERDALVAPGPAADPDPPLLHEVFARWAREQPDAVAVKTNEQTLTYAEVDAQANRLAAALRSHAVGPEIRVAICLPRTTEWIVALLAVFKSGGAYVPLDPEYPPARLEYMLTDSGAAALIGTGPLSEHLAHTCNLPLVPPDAHDNDTPTTSNNPHPQNLAYVIYTSGSTGRPKGVQINHASLANMLAAQRARLPHGADDTVLQFCSPSFDASMFEIGLAVGAGASLVLGTRDDLVPGEPLAALMRRHEVTSWTAPPSAIAAMGAAHVPSLRVVIGAGEVLTAGTIRHWTGQARCFNLYGPTEATIWATGHEVRASDGVGALPIGGAIPGYSALVLDEHLCPVPVNVVGELHVGGVGTARGYLGRPGLTAERFLPDPYSKEPGRRLYRTGDLARRRPDGTLVFVGRADDQIKVRGFRVEPGEIEAALTAHPGVRECAIVARADAHSVVGLTACVVRESDQPAVDDAELRDHLEGRLPAHFWPTRYHFLESLPFTSNGKADRAALTALIDDAVERAPIEEAGYVAPRTPLEEILAEIWQEVLDVPRIGVHDQFFEKGGHSLLAAQVIARVKAATGLEVSVRLLFEHRVLADLAEAIMELALAEEQRAGER